From the genome of Novosphingobium sp. P6W:
CGATGTCCACCTGGGCCTTGAGCAGCAATTCGTTGGTCTGGACCGCATTCGCGATCGTGACGCGAAAGTGCGCACCGGGGACGGCGGCCTGGAACGCTGCCATGAACTCCGCGGCATATGGCGGGGAATCCGTGCCGAGGCGCAGCAGCGCGCCGCTATCGATATCATCTTCGCCCAGCAGTTGGCCGATCTCGTCGGCGATGCCGAACAAACGCTCTGCCTTTTCGTACAGCGCTCGGCCGGCGGTCGTGAGTGTCAGCGGCGGGCGCATACCTTCGATCAGCTTGACCTTGTAGCGGTCTTCCAATGCTTTGAGCTGCTTGGACAAGGTCGGTTGCGAGATGTTCAGGCGCCGCGCAGCCTTGCTGACGCTGCGTTCGGACGCCACGGCGTAGAACGACCGCAGGTGAAGGAAATTGACGCTCACGGACCCTCGGTTCTGGTTTGGGCTGCGCCGTCTATGGTCGCCATTCCCCGGATGCATTGGCCTTGATCGGGCGTTCGGCCCAAACCGCATGTGACACATGATTGTTACAGGACGGTCACAGGCAGACAATGTCGGGTACGAGCATTCAATTCGACGTCGCGGTGATCGGCCGCGGTATAGTGGGACTGGCCCATGCGCTGGCGGCGGCGCGGGCGGGAAAGCGCGTCGTCGTGATCGACCGCCATGCCCGGGCCACAGGGGCGAGTATTCGCAACTTCGGTTTCGTCACCGTCACCGGGCAGGAACGCCATGACATGTGGCCGCTCGCCCGGCGGTCGCGAGATATCTGGGCGCAGGTGGCGCAGCGCGCGGGGATCGGCATCGAGCAGGACGGGCTCGTGCTGCCGGTCCGCAGGCAAGCCGCCGCCGCAGTGCTGGAGTCGTTCATGCAAACCGAGATGGGGGAGGGGTGCAGACTGCTTTCGGACCGCGAACTGCGCAAGCTGGACACTTCAACGCCGTTCGCTCCCTGCAAGGCGGCTCTGGTGAGCCCTCACGAACTGCGGGTGGAGGCAAGGGATGCGATTCCGGCGATTGCGGCGTGGCTGGAACGCGACATGAACGTGACTTTCGCGGCACCCGGCGCGGTGCTGCATTGCGAGACGGGGCGCGTATCGACCAGCAGCGGCGAATATCGTGCGGAGACGGTATTCGTCTGCCCCGGCGACGATCTCAACGCCCTGTTCCCCCAAGTCATGGCCGAGCACGAAGTGACCCGCTGCAAGCTGCAGATGATGCGCCTCGCCGCCCCGGAATATCGCCTCGCGCGTCCTGTCATGAGCGACCTCGGCCTGGCGCGTTACGAGGGCTATTCCGCGCTGCCCGAAGCGGCCGCGCTGGTTGCGCAGCTTCGCGCCGAACAGGGCGCGCAGCTCGATGCCGGTGTCCACCTGATCGCGGTGCAGTCGGCTGATGGCTCGCTCGTCGTCGGGGACAGCCACGATTACGGCGATGCTCCCGATCCGTTTCATTACGAAGCGGTGAACCGCCTCGTTCTCGACGAGTTCGAGGCCGTGCTTGGTCCGGCGCCGCAGGTCATCGAACGCTGGGTCGGCGTCTACGCCTCATCGCCCCGGCAGAACTGGTTTACCCGAGAAGTCGCTTCCGGCGTCCATGTCACCGTGGTGACGTGCGGCGCGGGCATGTCCACGGCCTTCGCTATCGGCGAGCGGGTGGTCGGCGCGGCGATCGATGCCCCCATCAAGGAGTTTGCATGATGTCCAACGCCCGTTCGCCTGTCGCCGCCGTCCTGTTCGACTGGGCCGGCACCATGATCGACTTCGGATCCCGTGCGCCCGTCATGGCGATGCAGCGCGTTTTCGCCGAGGCCTGCGTCCTCGTGGAGGAACCGGCGATCCGCCGCTACATGGGCAAGGCCAAGCGCGAGCATGTCGTCGCCATGCTGTCCGAGCCTGCCATCGCCGCGCGCTGGCGCGAGACCAAGGGCGCGGACTGGACCGAGACTGAGGTCGACACGCTGATGGAGCGGCTGGAGCCGGCGATGCAGGAATGCGCCGCGCTCTGCCGTGAACTGATCCCCGGCGCGGCCGATGCGTTCGAGATGCTGCGGGCCCGCGGCATCCGCGTCGGCTCGACCACGGGCTACACCCGCACGATGATGGCGGACATCATCCCCGCCGCCGCCGAGCAGGGCTATGCCCCTGAAGTCATCGTCTGCGCGGGAGAGACCGCACAGGGGCGTCCCGCGCCCTTGATGCTGTGGAAAGCCCTGGTCGACATGGGCGTGTGGCCCGCCGCCGCCTGCATCGCGGTCGACGACGCGCCGGTGGGTATCGAGGCAGGCCGGCACGCCGGAATGTGGACTGTCGGGCTGGCAGGCTCCGGCAACGGGGTCGGCCTGGACCATGCTACCTTCACCGCGCTGTCCCCCGACGAACGCGCCGAACGCATGAAATCCGTCGTTGCCGAGTTCGCGGGGGCCGGCGCTGACTTCGTGATCGAAAGCGTCGCCCATCTCGACCTTGCCGTGGTTGCCGTAAGCAAGGCGCTGGAACGCGGCGAAGGTCCCGGCGCCGCGTCGTCCCGGTTCCTGGCATGACCGCGCTGGCGGCAGACCGTTTGGGTGCGCAGCCCACTTCGCTGCGCCAGTGGCTAGCCCAGGGGCACCCATGGGCGCTGGCGCTTTACGGCGGACTGGCCAGCTTTTCCGCGTATTTTTCGATGTACGCCTTCCGTAAGCCGTTCACGGCGGCGACGTACGCCGACGTGCAGGGCTGGGAAGGCGTGATCGATTTCAAGATCGCGCTCGTGATCGCGCAGGTCGCCGGATACGCGCTGTCCAAGTTGATCGGCGTCAAGGTCGTCTCGGAGATGGCGGCGTCGCGGCGCGGCGTCGCGATCGTCAGCCTCGTGGCGTTCTCCTGGGCGGCGCTGGTCCTCTTCGCAGTCCTGCCGACGCAGTGGAAGGTCGGCGCGCTGTTCCTCAACGGTTTGCCGCTGGGCATGATCTGGGGACTGGTCTTCGGCTATATCGAAGGGCGGCGAACCAGCGAGGTACTGGCGGCGATTCTGTGCGCCAGCTTCATTGTTTCCTCGGGCGTAGTGAAATCGGTGGGCCTATGGCTGATGACCGTGGTCCAAGTCGGCGAGTTCTGGATGCCCGCCGCGACTGGCCTACTGTTCTTCCCGCTACTGCTGGTTTCGGTGATAGGCCTCGCGCAGCTTCCCCCGCCGAGCGCGCAGGAACAGGCCGAGCTCATGGCCCGCCCGCCGATGCCGGCCGAGGCGCGCCGCGCCTTCCTGCGCGAGTACGGACCCGGCGTGACGCTGCTGGTGTTCGCCTATGTGCTGTTCACTGCACTGCGCGACCTGCGCGATAACTTCGCCGCCGAGATATGGACCGAACTTGGCTATGCCGGCGTCTCCGAGGTCTTCACCGCGAGCGAAGTGCCGGTGGCGGTGGTGACGCTGCTGATCCTCGCCAGCCTCGTGCTGGTGCGCGACAACCGCCGCGCACTCATGGCCGTCCATGCGATCGTCATGAGCGGCGCGCTGCTCATCGGGATGTCGACCCTGGCCTTCCAGTTCGGGATGGTTTCGCCGCTCGTCTGGATGATCCTCTCGGGCCTTGGCCTCTATCTCGGCTACGCGCCGTTCAATGCCATGCTGTTCGACCGGCTCGTAGCGGCGAGCAGGACGGCGGGAACGGCAGGGTTCCTGATCTACGTCGCCGATGCCTCGGGCTATGCGGGGAGCGTGGCATTGACGCTGCTGCGCAACGTGCCGGGCGTGACGCTCGACTGGCTGCATTTCTTTATCTGGCTCGCCTATGCATCTTCGGGGATATGCATGGTGATGATGGCTTTGTCGGCATACTATTTCCGAAGAAAATTATCACAAATGCAATGACCATATTCTCGTACTGTTAAAGACGCGCCTCGCCATGATCATTCATGGCGAGGTTTTCGCGTTCATTAAATAAATCTATGTCATGTCTATTGCTACGATGCATCCAATGAATTGGTTGTCGGCGCCAGTGTCGTGGCAATTCATTTCCCGAAGCTTGCGGACCTGATCCGCAGCCAGACATAATCGGGGTGAAGTAATGACCAGGTTCGCAATCATGAAAGTCGCCGCAATCGGCACCAGCCTCGGCGGGATGATCGTCGCCCCAGCCGCCCAGGCGCAGGGCCTTCCGGCCGAAGGGGAGCCCTCGAACGAGATCGTTGTCACCGGCACGATTGTCGCCAGCGAGATGAAGTCGATCGCCGAGCAGCGCCGCGCAGACAACATCGTCAACGTACTCACTGCCGACGGCATCGGCCGCCTGCCGGACCGCAACGCGGCCGAGGCGGTGCAGCGCCTGCCCGGCGTCTCCATCGAACGCGACCAGGGCGAGGGCCGCTTTGTTGCGGTGCGCGGTCTGCCCTCGCAGTGGAACTCGACCCTTATCAACGGCAGCCGTCTTCCTACGGCCGAAGAAGAAACCACCAGCCGCGCCACCGCGTTCGACTTCTTCCCCTCCGAACTGATCGACCAGGTCGTCGTCTCCAAGGCCGTTACGCCCGACATGGAGGGCGACGCCATCGGCGGCTCGGTGAACTTCATCACCAAGACCGCGCCGGAGGAGCGCACACTGCAACTGACGGCGGGCGCCAACTACTCCGAGAAAGCCGACAAGCCCGGCTTCCTCGCCACCGCGCTCTACGGCGACCGGATCGGCAAGCTGGGCTTCTTGCTCACCGGCACCTACTACAAGCGCCACTGGGCGACCGACAACTACGAGCCGCGCCGGGGCGGCGACGGCATCGGCATCACGCGGCTGGAACTGCGCGACTATACCGGCGTGCGCGAGACCACCGGCATCAACGGCGCGATCGAATACGCCTTCGACGACGGCGGCAAGATCTATGCGCGCGGCACCTACGGCTCGCTCAGCGACGACGAGACGCATTACAAGCACCGCCTGAACTTCGCGTCCAATCGCGTCGAGGTGCAGCACATTTTCAACACACTCATCACCGAATTGTCGGGCGGCGAGCTGGGCGGCGTCCACATGCTGGGCGGCGGCGCGAAGTTCGACTGGAAGGTTTCGCACTACGAAAACCTGTTCCGCTACGGCGACACCCCCGACGGGCAGGACAACAGCTACTTCGTGGTCCGGTTCGACCAGCGGAACGTCGGCTATCAGGGGCTGGAGAACCGTGGCTCGGGCAACCTCGCCTACAACGAGATCGACGGCGGCACCGACCCTGCGAACGCTATCGGCAACCATCTGCCCTCGGGGTTCCAGATGGACCCTTCGCTCACCCGCCTCGCCAACGTCGAGCTATACAAGATCCGCGTCAAGGAAACCGACCGCATTGTGCTGGAAGGCAACCTGACGGTTCCAGCGAGCGGCACGCTGACCTTTAAGGCCGGCGGCAAATACCGCGACAAGGTGCGCGATGCGACGTTCCAAGACCTGTTCTACACCTGGAATCCGGCGGCTGGTCCGGTGCCGACCCTTGCCGACTTCCCGTTGATGAACCAGCCGGGACGCGGTCAGTACCTCGACGAGCTTTCCATCGGCAAGCAGTACGCCGGCCAGTTTTCGCAAGTGGTGAGCGAGCGGAACCTCGTCGACTGGTATCTCGCCAATCGTGGCAATCTGGTGCTCGACGAAGCGGGCTCCGCCACGGCGCAGAACGGCGGAGCGCTGGGCCGTACCTTCAAGCTCTATGAAAAACAGGCGGCCGGCTACCTCATGGGCACCTGGGTGCCCAGCGACATACTGACCCTACTGGGCGGCGTGCGCTTCGAATATACCAAGACTACCGTGGACGGTCAGGTGCTGGTCAACGGCGTGCTGGAGAATACCCGCAGGTCGAACGACTATCTTGCGATCCTGCCTTCGCTTCATGCCACGCTGCACCTAGACGGCGACACCAACCTGCGCGCCGCTGTGACCCGCACCTTCGCCCGCCCGGACTTCGGCGACCTTGCGCCCGGCGGCGCTTTCAGCGAAGCCGACCTCGAATTTGCGGGCGGCAACCCCAACCTCAAGCCAACGTATTCATGGAACGGCGACCTGATGGTCGAGCACTATTTCGGTAACGACGGGGTCATCTCGGCGGGCGCGTTCTACAAGCGCATCTCCAATCCGATCTACGACAGCCGCGTGGTGGGCACGTATCGCGGCATTGACGGGGTAGCGTTCCTGGCTCCTGCCAACGGCGCATCGGGCGACCTTTACGGCGTCGAGTTCAACGTCCAGCGCCGCCTCGGCTTCCTGCCTGGCCTTCTTTCGAACCTCGGCGTCAATGCCAACTACACGCTGATCCGCTCGAAATTCACCCTGCCGGACGGGCGCTCGGTCCGCGTCCCGCGGCAGGCGGACAATCTTGCCAACCTGGCGGTCTATTACGATGACGGCCGCTTCTCGACGCGCCTGGCCATGAATTACAAGGGCGCCTATATCGAGGAATACGGCACGGATGCGGACAGCGACAGCTACTACGGCGCCTACACCAGCCTCGACCTGACGGTGAACTGGAACGTCACTGACCGCGTGACCGTATTCGGCGAGGCGAGCAATCTCACCGACCAGAAGCTGCAGTACTACCTCGGCAGCAAGGAGCGTCCGCTTCAGGTCGAATACTACGGCCCGCGCTTCGTGCTCGGCGTCAAGGCGTCGATCTTCTGACGGGCCGGGCGTGGGGCTCGGCCGGGCCCCCGCTTGAAGGTTACGCATCCCCCGACAGACCGAGTTTGATCAGGCAGTGCGCATCACGCCGATGCCGGGGTCGGTCCGTCCTGCCTTGCCGCTTTCGACCTTTCCGGCGAAACGGCGGAGGAAGCCCTCCGATCCGTCCACGCGAACTTCAAGATCGTACCAGTCATCGCTGGCGGGCAGAGCCCAACGGTCGACCTTGGAGCTGCGCGGCGGCACGGTCACTGCACGTTTGCGCGGCCCCTTGTTCGGGTACGCCGCGTCCATGGTGATCCGGAATGTCTGCGGTCGATCGGATTCGTTGAGCAGCTTCAGGTTTACCGCCTTCACCCCGTCCAGGCATAGAACCTCGGCCGGGGCAACGCCGTTCAATGCGCCGGCATAGCGGCGCCAGTATCCGTTGGGTCCTCGCAAGGTGAGGTCGTAGTCATCCAGCGGCCCGTCATCGTGCCACTGCGCGCTTTCGAATCGTTCTCCCGCGCCGATGGTGTAATGCCATGGCTCCTGCCGATCGGTGTTGTCATGGACGGTGAAGGTAACGCCGACAGGCCCGTCGTTCGCCAGCAGCAGCGTGACGCGCCCATCTTTGCCGACCTGGCATTGCGTGGAAAAGCGATAGGGCAGGGCGGTCTGCGGGCGCTGGCCGGGCATCTGGACGGTGTGCCGTTGCCGATCGGGTATGGCGTTGGCGGTCCCGGCGGCCGACTGCGCAACGCGGGCGCGGAAATCGGTGGTGGAGGGCAGCGGCGCGGTGCCCGTCCGCGCCCCGCCCGAGAAATCGAACGCGGAGGTCAGGTCGCCGCAGACCGAGCGCCGCCAGTCGCTGATATTGGTTTCCTTCACCCCGAAGCGCTTTTCCATGAACTGCAGCACCGAGGTATGGTCGAATAATTCCGAGCAGACATTCCCGCCGCGCGTCCAGGGAGAGACGATTACGGTGGGCGTGCGAATACCGAGGCCGACCGGGTGCACCGCATCCCCCGCCTTGCCGGTGCCGCGATAATCCTTGGCCTCTCCACCAAGCGGCACGGTGCTGTGGCCGCGGTACTGCCCGACCGGTGGCACCGGCGGCGGTGCGTGATCGTAGAATCCCCCGGCCTCGTCGTAGCAGAGGATGAAGGCAGTCTTGGCGAACATCTCGGGATTGTCGACCAGCGCGGCGACGAGGCCGGCGCTGACGTGCTCGCCCTTAGAGGGTTCTGCGGTCGGATGCTCGGACAAGTCCGCGGCGGTGACGATCCACGAAATCTGGGGCAGCGTGCCGTGCTCAACGTCGCGGCGGAAGGCCGCGACCAGTTGCTCGCCGTCGGAACGCGTGCGATCGGCGCCTTGCGCATCTTCGCTGACCCAAGAGCGCCCGCGTTTATAGAGTTCGGAATCGCGCGCGCAGGGGCGGAAGGCTGGGAAGACCGACAGCAGGTTGTCGCCGAAGTTGTCGTATTCCTGATAGACCTTCCAGCTGATGCCGGCTTCCTGAAGCCGCTCGGCATAAGTCGTCCAGCCGTAGGCGCCGGGACGCAGCGGCATGTCGGTCGTCATGTCGGCGCTGGGCGTCTCGTCCTCGCCGTAGTTGTGCATCTCGGGATCGCCTCCCGTGCCGCCGCCTCCGTTGCAGCCGGTGAACAGGTGCATCCGGTTGGGGTAGGTCTGCGTCATCGTAGAACAGTGGTATGCGTCGCAGATGGTGAAGGCGTCCGCCAGAGCGTAGTAGAACGGCAGGTCGCCCGCGCCGTAGTGAAGCATCCTGTTGTGCAGTTCGCCGGTGTGGCCCCAGCGGTCGTAGCGGCCGTGGTTGAAGATGTGCATGTTTTCGACGTGCGACTGCTCGGCACCGTCCACCAGGAACGAGCGGCTGGTCTTCGAGTCGCCGTGGAAGGGCAGAACGTAGCCATCGGGATGCTGGCTTGAGGGCTGCGACCAGACGCTTCGCCCGCCCGGCAGGCGTAGGGGGCGAGGGTCGCCAAAGCCGCGTACACCGTTGAACATGCCGAAGTAGTGATCGAACGAGCGGTTCTCCTGCATGTGGACGACAATGTGTTCGACATCCATGATCGAGCCCGAGCGCCGCGCCGGCTCGATCGCCAGTGCCCGGTCGAGCAGCCCCGGCATCATCGACAGCGCAGTCCCCGCGCCAGCGGTGCGCGCCGCCATGCGCAGAAAATCGCGCCGATTGGCCTTGTCCATCATTCCAGCTCCGTTTTCACCGTTCGGCAGATCAGGTGTCGCACACCAGCCATAAAACTGGTATAGTCCAATATTGCGACATATTGACTACAGGTCTGCGCAGCGAGGCTCGTCAGGGACGAAAATCGGCCCGGTAAGCGCTGTAAAATTATTGGCTCCAGAGGAACAGTATCACCAGTGATCGATACGATATTCAACCTAATCAACAGGTTCTCGGATGAACGCTATGGAGAAGACGTGACCCAGTTGGAGCATGTGCTGCAATGCGCCGAACTCGCAAGGCTTGATGGCGCGCCGGACAGCCTGATCGCCGCCGCCCTGCTTCACGACATCGGCCAGTTCATCGAAGAGGCTGGGGAAGCGGCTGAAACGCATGGCATAGATGCCCGCCACGAAATCAGCGGCGCCGCTTTCCTCGCGCCCCACTTCACGTCCGAAGTGACCGAGCCGGTTCGCCTTCATGTCGCTGCAAAGCGTTATCTGTGCGCCGTGGAGCCGGGTTACACCGAAATGCTCAGCCGGGCATCGGTGTTGAGCCTGAACTTGCAGGGCGGCCCGATGAGCCCTCAGGAAATTACCCAATTCGAGGGCGAGGCAGCCTTCGAATCATCGGTTCGGCTGCGTCGTTACGACGATCAGGGCAAGCGTAACGGTTGGGACGTGCCGGACCTCGAAAGCTACAGGCCGTTGCTCTGGTCTCTAATGACGCACGCCTGACGTCCGGGTCTGCGGAGCGGTATCGTGCCTGAAACCGACGCACGTGGACGCGGACTCTCCCAATCTTGTCACCAGCCTGCAATGTATATTGGTATATACCAGAAATCGCAGTGATCGTCGATTCGATGATCCCGCTGTGTGGAGGGCAGCCAGCCACGGCTGCCGGCGGATGGCACCGAGATTTGGGGAGTTAATCATGGGCATGTCGAAGACTGCGCACGCCTCGCGCGTGCTGCTGAACATATCAACCGCGACGCTGGCGCTGGCTGCTGTAGTCGCGCCTGCGTGGGCCGACGAAACACCTCCGGCGGACGACATCCTCGTTACCGGACAACGCCAGAGCACGGTGATCGCGATCGAGCGGAAGAAGAATGCCGACAACGTCGTCGACATCATCTCCGCCGACAATCTGGGCAAGCTGCCCGACGCCAACGTCGCTGACGCGCTCGCCCGCATTCCCGGGATGTCGGTCATCGTCAACCAAGACACGGGCGAGGGCG
Proteins encoded in this window:
- a CDS encoding TIGR03364 family FAD-dependent oxidoreductase; the protein is MSGTSIQFDVAVIGRGIVGLAHALAAARAGKRVVVIDRHARATGASIRNFGFVTVTGQERHDMWPLARRSRDIWAQVAQRAGIGIEQDGLVLPVRRQAAAAVLESFMQTEMGEGCRLLSDRELRKLDTSTPFAPCKAALVSPHELRVEARDAIPAIAAWLERDMNVTFAAPGAVLHCETGRVSTSSGEYRAETVFVCPGDDLNALFPQVMAEHEVTRCKLQMMRLAAPEYRLARPVMSDLGLARYEGYSALPEAAALVAQLRAEQGAQLDAGVHLIAVQSADGSLVVGDSHDYGDAPDPFHYEAVNRLVLDEFEAVLGPAPQVIERWVGVYASSPRQNWFTREVASGVHVTVVTCGAGMSTAFAIGERVVGAAIDAPIKEFA
- the phnX gene encoding phosphonoacetaldehyde hydrolase → MMSNARSPVAAVLFDWAGTMIDFGSRAPVMAMQRVFAEACVLVEEPAIRRYMGKAKREHVVAMLSEPAIAARWRETKGADWTETEVDTLMERLEPAMQECAALCRELIPGAADAFEMLRARGIRVGSTTGYTRTMMADIIPAAAEQGYAPEVIVCAGETAQGRPAPLMLWKALVDMGVWPAAACIAVDDAPVGIEAGRHAGMWTVGLAGSGNGVGLDHATFTALSPDERAERMKSVVAEFAGAGADFVIESVAHLDLAVVAVSKALERGEGPGAASSRFLA
- a CDS encoding DUF5690 family protein; the encoded protein is MTALAADRLGAQPTSLRQWLAQGHPWALALYGGLASFSAYFSMYAFRKPFTAATYADVQGWEGVIDFKIALVIAQVAGYALSKLIGVKVVSEMAASRRGVAIVSLVAFSWAALVLFAVLPTQWKVGALFLNGLPLGMIWGLVFGYIEGRRTSEVLAAILCASFIVSSGVVKSVGLWLMTVVQVGEFWMPAATGLLFFPLLLVSVIGLAQLPPPSAQEQAELMARPPMPAEARRAFLREYGPGVTLLVFAYVLFTALRDLRDNFAAEIWTELGYAGVSEVFTASEVPVAVVTLLILASLVLVRDNRRALMAVHAIVMSGALLIGMSTLAFQFGMVSPLVWMILSGLGLYLGYAPFNAMLFDRLVAASRTAGTAGFLIYVADASGYAGSVALTLLRNVPGVTLDWLHFFIWLAYASSGICMVMMALSAYYFRRKLSQMQ
- a CDS encoding TonB-dependent receptor — translated: MTRFAIMKVAAIGTSLGGMIVAPAAQAQGLPAEGEPSNEIVVTGTIVASEMKSIAEQRRADNIVNVLTADGIGRLPDRNAAEAVQRLPGVSIERDQGEGRFVAVRGLPSQWNSTLINGSRLPTAEEETTSRATAFDFFPSELIDQVVVSKAVTPDMEGDAIGGSVNFITKTAPEERTLQLTAGANYSEKADKPGFLATALYGDRIGKLGFLLTGTYYKRHWATDNYEPRRGGDGIGITRLELRDYTGVRETTGINGAIEYAFDDGGKIYARGTYGSLSDDETHYKHRLNFASNRVEVQHIFNTLITELSGGELGGVHMLGGGAKFDWKVSHYENLFRYGDTPDGQDNSYFVVRFDQRNVGYQGLENRGSGNLAYNEIDGGTDPANAIGNHLPSGFQMDPSLTRLANVELYKIRVKETDRIVLEGNLTVPASGTLTFKAGGKYRDKVRDATFQDLFYTWNPAAGPVPTLADFPLMNQPGRGQYLDELSIGKQYAGQFSQVVSERNLVDWYLANRGNLVLDEAGSATAQNGGALGRTFKLYEKQAAGYLMGTWVPSDILTLLGGVRFEYTKTTVDGQVLVNGVLENTRRSNDYLAILPSLHATLHLDGDTNLRAAVTRTFARPDFGDLAPGGAFSEADLEFAGGNPNLKPTYSWNGDLMVEHYFGNDGVISAGAFYKRISNPIYDSRVVGTYRGIDGVAFLAPANGASGDLYGVEFNVQRRLGFLPGLLSNLGVNANYTLIRSKFTLPDGRSVRVPRQADNLANLAVYYDDGRFSTRLAMNYKGAYIEEYGTDADSDSYYGAYTSLDLTVNWNVTDRVTVFGEASNLTDQKLQYYLGSKERPLQVEYYGPRFVLGVKASIF
- a CDS encoding phosphocholine-specific phospholipase C, translating into MMDKANRRDFLRMAARTAGAGTALSMMPGLLDRALAIEPARRSGSIMDVEHIVVHMQENRSFDHYFGMFNGVRGFGDPRPLRLPGGRSVWSQPSSQHPDGYVLPFHGDSKTSRSFLVDGAEQSHVENMHIFNHGRYDRWGHTGELHNRMLHYGAGDLPFYYALADAFTICDAYHCSTMTQTYPNRMHLFTGCNGGGGTGGDPEMHNYGEDETPSADMTTDMPLRPGAYGWTTYAERLQEAGISWKVYQEYDNFGDNLLSVFPAFRPCARDSELYKRGRSWVSEDAQGADRTRSDGEQLVAAFRRDVEHGTLPQISWIVTAADLSEHPTAEPSKGEHVSAGLVAALVDNPEMFAKTAFILCYDEAGGFYDHAPPPVPPVGQYRGHSTVPLGGEAKDYRGTGKAGDAVHPVGLGIRTPTVIVSPWTRGGNVCSELFDHTSVLQFMEKRFGVKETNISDWRRSVCGDLTSAFDFSGGARTGTAPLPSTTDFRARVAQSAAGTANAIPDRQRHTVQMPGQRPQTALPYRFSTQCQVGKDGRVTLLLANDGPVGVTFTVHDNTDRQEPWHYTIGAGERFESAQWHDDGPLDDYDLTLRGPNGYWRRYAGALNGVAPAEVLCLDGVKAVNLKLLNESDRPQTFRITMDAAYPNKGPRKRAVTVPPRSSKVDRWALPASDDWYDLEVRVDGSEGFLRRFAGKVESGKAGRTDPGIGVMRTA
- a CDS encoding HD domain-containing protein codes for the protein MIDTIFNLINRFSDERYGEDVTQLEHVLQCAELARLDGAPDSLIAAALLHDIGQFIEEAGEAAETHGIDARHEISGAAFLAPHFTSEVTEPVRLHVAAKRYLCAVEPGYTEMLSRASVLSLNLQGGPMSPQEITQFEGEAAFESSVRLRRYDDQGKRNGWDVPDLESYRPLLWSLMTHA